In one window of Lynx canadensis isolate LIC74 chromosome B3, mLynCan4.pri.v2, whole genome shotgun sequence DNA:
- the NMB gene encoding neuromedin-B has product MTLRAGGARLLGGLLLFALLAAGAAPLSWDSPEPRSRASKIRVHPRGNLWATGHFMGKKSLETPSPFLLGTAPHISLRDQRRQLSHDLPRILLLKKVLGVSLSSPAPHPQEAAGASGAEVTPLMRKIRRRGLDRALPGEELNGTLAVAPSGRKTWPQISVTPLV; this is encoded by the exons ATGACCCTGCGGGCGGGGGGCGCTCGGCTGCTAGGCGGCCTCCTGCTCTTCGCTCTGCTCGCTGCGGGCGCCGCGCCGCTCAGCTGGGATTCTCCGGAGCCCCGCAGCAGGGCCAGCAAGATCCGAGTGCACCCGCGGGGCAACCTCTGGGCCACCG GTCACTTCATGGGCAAGAAGAGTCTGGAAACCCCCAGCCCATTCCTCTTGGGAACAGCTCCCCACATCTCCCTGAGGGACCAGAGACGGCAGCTGAGTCACGATCTGCCCAGGATCCTCCTGCTAAAGAAAGTTCTGGGCGTGAGCCTTAGCAGCCCAGCACCTCACCCCCAG GAGGCTGCTGGTGCAAGTGGTGCAGAAGTGACACCATTAATGAGGAAGATACGACGACGTGGCTTGGACCGTGCCCTCCCAGGGGAGGAGCTGAACGGGACCCTGGCAGTGGCCCCATCTGGACGTAAAACCTGGCCTCAAATCTCTGTGACTCCATTAGTGTGA
- the WDR73 gene encoding WD repeat-containing protein 73, which translates to MESAEDWLVESLRLYQDFHAFDLSEATRVLEWIDDKGVCVAGYESLKKNEILHLLLPLRLSVKENQGLFPERDFKVRHGGFSDTSVFDLKHVLDTRLLVTSGLPGCHLHVWQVTEDSDVIQAVSTIAVQEEEGSLWPRVAVFSSMAPGVLHGARLRGLKVVDLETQKTTYSSGVGDSEELSSLQVLDADTFAFCCASGRLGLVDIRQKWAPSENAGPGPGPGAAARRWCAEVGGRRRGPGPSIASLGSDGQLCLLDPRDLCHPVSSGRCPVSAPSPAPELLRVTWAPGLDDCLAISGFDGTVQVYDATSWDGTGGQVEPVFTHRGHIFLEDNQTDTAPLVTTHTWHPHKPRTLLSAASDASLHVWDWVDHRAAC; encoded by the exons ATGGAGTCAGCGGAGGACTGGCTGGTGGAATCCTTGCGCTT GTACCAAGATTTCCATGCATTCGACCTTTCCGAAGCCACACGAGTCCTTGAATGGATTGATGACAAAG gagTCTGTGTTGCTGGCTATGAAagcctgaaaaaaaatgagattcttcATCTGTTATTACCTCTCAGACTTTCTGTAAAAGAAAACCAG GGCTTATTCCCAGAAAGAGATTTCAAGGTACGCCACGGAGGATTTTCAGACACGTCTGTCTTTGATCTGAAGCACGTGCTGGACACAAG GTTGCTGGTAACCAGTGGTCTTCCAGGTTGTCACCTGCATGTGTGGCAGGTGACAGAGGACAGTG ACGTCATTCAGGCTGTCAGCACCATTGCcgtgcaggaggaggaggggagtcTCTGGCCTAGGGTGGCCGTCTTCTCTTCAATGGCCCCCGGAGTCCTGCACGGGGCGAGGCTCCGCGGTCTGAAGGTTGTGGATCTGGAAACTCAGAAGACCACGTACTCCTCAG GGGTCGGCGACAGTGAGGAGCTGAGCAGCCTGCAGGTCCTGGACGCGGACACCTTTGCCTTCTGCTGTGCCTCGGGCCGGCTGGGGCTCGTTGACATCCGCCAGAAGTGGGCGCCGTCAGAGAAtgccggccccggccccggccccggggccGCTGCAAGGAGGTGGTGTGCTGAAGTTGGGGGCCGACGCCGGGGCCCTGGGCCCAGCATTGCCAGCCTTGGCTCAGACGGGCAGCTCTGTCTCCTTGATCCCCGGGATCTCTGCCACCCTGTGAGCTCGGGGCGGTGCCCCGTGTCCGCACCGAGCCCCGCCCCAGAGCTGCTGCGGGTGACCTGGGCTCCAGGCCTGGACGACTGCCTGGCCATTTCAG GTTTTGATGGGACAGTCCAGGTCTATGATGCCACATCTTGGGACGGAACGGGGGGCCAAGTAGAACCTGTCTTCACTCACAGAGGTCACATCTTCCTGGAAGACAATCAGACAGATACTGCGCCACTGGTCACTACCCACACCTGGCACCCCCACAAGCCGAGGACCTTGTTATCGGCAGCGAGCGACGCCTCTCTGCATGTGTGGGACTGGGTGGACCACCGTGCGGCCTGCTGA